In Sinorhizobium sojae CCBAU 05684, a single window of DNA contains:
- a CDS encoding GntR family transcriptional regulator produces the protein MTQPNLSPAETAIDVDARHIRDAIREAIVERRLAPGTKLSETDVGSLFNVSRTLVRAALQALSYEGLVNVEKNRGAFVAQPTIAEAQQIFATRRLLEPVILREAARRIGKAEIRHLRQHLAEEERLRNERGTSARRAEIKASGDVHLAIAEMSGNAILKRFMDELVARSSLVIALYGRTVASSCGHNEHQQIIDALERKDVDAACALMVEHIDHIEADLDLRSAEKGADLRAALRL, from the coding sequence ATGACTCAACCCAATTTGTCTCCGGCGGAAACCGCCATTGATGTTGACGCTCGGCATATTCGCGATGCGATCCGCGAGGCGATCGTCGAGCGTCGGTTGGCGCCGGGAACGAAGCTGTCTGAGACGGACGTCGGCAGCCTCTTCAATGTCAGCCGCACCCTCGTTCGCGCCGCCCTTCAGGCGCTTTCCTACGAGGGGCTGGTCAATGTCGAGAAGAACCGCGGCGCATTTGTTGCTCAACCCACGATCGCCGAGGCGCAACAGATCTTCGCGACACGCCGGCTGCTCGAGCCTGTGATCCTGCGCGAGGCGGCGCGGCGGATCGGCAAGGCCGAGATCAGGCACTTGCGGCAGCATTTGGCGGAGGAGGAAAGGCTGCGAAACGAGCGCGGTACCTCCGCCCGTCGCGCAGAGATCAAGGCCTCCGGCGATGTTCACCTGGCGATCGCCGAAATGAGCGGCAACGCCATCCTAAAGAGGTTCATGGACGAGCTCGTCGCCCGATCCTCCCTCGTCATCGCGCTCTATGGACGCACAGTGGCTTCGAGCTGCGGCCACAACGAGCATCAGCAGATCATCGACGCGCTGGAGAGAAAGGACGTCGATGCGGCCTGCGCACTGATGGTCGAGCACATCGACCACATCGAGGCCGATCTCGACCTCAGGTCGGCAGAAAAGGGGGCCGATTTGCGGGCTGCGTTGCGCCTATGA
- a CDS encoding ABC transporter substrate-binding protein, translating to MTTETKTATPAKGISRRSLLKTGAAAVGAIAGSGAITGFPTIWAQNPITLRQFGTGVSNINAIAEKCKEDLGITLEMTATDSDAAAQRAVTQPDSYDIADIEYWIAKKVFPAGVMQPMDVSKIKYYDKIVPLFIDGKLTPDSVIAQGTAPHTVGFVEAQDSKAFAKEATQWMTLIPTIYNADTLGIRPDLVGREITTWADIMDPAFKGKTAILNIPSIGIMDAAMIMEAMGNIKYADKGNMTKAEIDQTIDFLIKAKQDGQFRAFWKSFDESVNLMASGEVVIQSMWSPAVAAVRSKGIACKYQPLKEGYRAWGGGLGLAAHLQGAQLDAAYEYINWYLSGWVGAYLNRQGYYSAAMETAKAHMSEDEWGFWVEGKPAKGDILSPEGKIMEKAGSVRDGGSFEERMGKVACWNSVMDEDRYMVRRWNEFIAA from the coding sequence ATGACGACTGAAACGAAGACTGCCACGCCCGCAAAGGGCATTTCGCGCCGCTCGCTGTTGAAGACCGGGGCCGCCGCCGTCGGCGCGATCGCCGGCTCGGGCGCGATTACCGGCTTCCCGACGATCTGGGCGCAGAACCCGATCACGCTCCGGCAGTTCGGTACCGGCGTTTCCAACATCAATGCGATCGCCGAAAAGTGCAAGGAAGACCTCGGCATTACGCTCGAGATGACGGCCACCGATTCCGACGCCGCCGCGCAGCGCGCCGTCACCCAGCCGGACTCCTACGACATCGCCGACATCGAATACTGGATTGCCAAGAAGGTCTTTCCGGCAGGCGTCATGCAGCCGATGGATGTTTCGAAGATCAAGTATTACGACAAGATCGTACCGCTCTTCATCGACGGCAAGCTGACGCCGGACAGCGTGATCGCGCAGGGTACCGCACCGCACACGGTCGGCTTTGTCGAGGCGCAGGATTCCAAGGCCTTTGCCAAGGAGGCGACGCAGTGGATGACACTGATCCCGACCATCTACAATGCCGATACGCTCGGTATCCGCCCGGACCTCGTCGGCCGCGAGATCACCACTTGGGCCGACATCATGGATCCGGCCTTCAAGGGCAAGACGGCGATCCTCAACATCCCGTCCATCGGCATCATGGACGCCGCGATGATCATGGAGGCGATGGGCAACATCAAATATGCCGACAAGGGCAACATGACGAAGGCGGAGATCGACCAGACGATCGACTTCCTCATCAAAGCCAAGCAGGACGGCCAGTTCCGCGCCTTCTGGAAGTCTTTCGACGAGAGTGTCAACCTCATGGCCTCCGGCGAGGTCGTCATCCAGTCCATGTGGTCGCCGGCCGTCGCAGCCGTGCGTTCGAAGGGCATCGCCTGCAAATACCAGCCCCTCAAAGAGGGCTACCGCGCCTGGGGCGGCGGCCTCGGCCTTGCCGCCCACCTCCAGGGCGCTCAGCTCGACGCGGCTTATGAATATATCAACTGGTATCTCTCGGGCTGGGTCGGCGCCTATCTCAACCGCCAAGGCTACTACTCAGCAGCCATGGAAACGGCCAAGGCCCACATGTCCGAGGACGAATGGGGCTTCTGGGTCGAGGGCAAGCCCGCCAAGGGCGATATCCTCTCGCCCGAGGGCAAGATCATGGAAAAGGCCGGCTCCGTTCGCGATGGCGGCTCCTTCGAGGAGCGCATGGGCAAGGTCGCCTGCTGGAACTCGGTGATGGACGAAGACCGCTACATGGTCCGCCGCTGGAACGAGTTCATCGCGGCGTAA
- a CDS encoding DeoR family transcriptional regulator has product MTNRKTTRIATLADALTARRVLHLKEAAALLGVSEMTVRRDIGDNPGLFGYLGGHIVSAADIEGDAPYELARAADSHAAAKRDACAHAARHIRPDESIFIDCGTTLEYLVELIPENYPLTAVCYSMNTADRLTRKPNVRMVMLGGVYHPSSASFSGGAGLETLDQLGINVAFLSAAGVDMVRGASCVHFHEVPVKQKVISLTRENYLVVDKSKIGKLKPAFFAPMGAFRSVITEDGESSLAAN; this is encoded by the coding sequence ATGACCAATCGCAAGACGACGCGGATTGCCACCTTGGCGGATGCCCTGACTGCTCGGCGGGTGCTGCATCTGAAGGAGGCGGCCGCGCTTCTCGGCGTATCGGAGATGACCGTCCGCCGCGATATCGGCGACAATCCGGGGCTTTTCGGCTATCTCGGCGGCCACATTGTTTCGGCCGCCGATATCGAGGGCGATGCGCCCTACGAGCTTGCGCGCGCGGCCGACAGCCACGCCGCGGCCAAACGGGACGCCTGCGCCCACGCCGCAAGACATATCCGCCCAGATGAGTCGATCTTCATCGATTGCGGCACCACGCTTGAATATCTGGTCGAGCTGATACCGGAGAATTATCCACTAACGGCCGTGTGTTACTCCATGAACACGGCGGACCGGCTGACGCGAAAGCCGAATGTCCGCATGGTCATGCTGGGCGGGGTCTATCATCCGTCCTCGGCTTCCTTTTCCGGCGGCGCCGGACTGGAGACGCTGGATCAGCTCGGCATCAACGTTGCGTTCCTCTCGGCCGCCGGCGTCGATATGGTAAGGGGCGCGAGCTGCGTGCATTTTCATGAGGTTCCGGTCAAGCAGAAGGTCATTTCGCTCACCCGCGAAAACTACCTCGTGGTCGACAAGAGCAAAATCGGCAAGTTGAAGCCGGCCTTCTTTGCGCCGATGGGGGCCTTCCGGTCGGTGATCACGGAGGATGGCGAATCCTCGCTTGCAGCGAACTGA
- a CDS encoding ABC transporter ATP-binding protein, protein MSKAAEIDIASVSKVYGTTTAVNEISLKIPAGSYCCFLGPSGCGKTSTLRMIAGHERITSGDVRLGKVVVTDFPPARRGTAMMFQSYALFPHLDLVDNVAFSLKMKGVAKDARRTKALEMLKLMQMEAYARRRPAQLSGGQQQRVALARALITNPEALLLDEPLSALDPFLKIRMRAELKKLQKTLGITFVHVTHSQEEAMALADLIVIMNNGRIEQAAAPRTVFEKPATAFVARFMGDHNVLSGLVTSIDDGIVTLTVPDGRSFTVRAIAQEVGKPIDIGIRTDRVRLEPASNRSLGFEAVVSNVEYRGASVKITVIGAGSDDFTVLVSDADYFRKPVSTGDAVSLSWAMEDVIPLGRVSA, encoded by the coding sequence ATGTCCAAGGCAGCAGAAATCGATATTGCTTCCGTTTCGAAGGTCTACGGCACGACGACGGCCGTTAACGAGATCAGCCTGAAGATTCCGGCCGGCAGCTATTGCTGCTTCCTCGGCCCATCCGGCTGCGGAAAGACCTCGACGCTGCGCATGATCGCCGGGCATGAACGCATCACCTCGGGCGATGTCCGCCTTGGCAAGGTCGTCGTCACGGATTTCCCGCCGGCGAGGCGCGGCACGGCCATGATGTTCCAGTCCTACGCGCTGTTTCCGCATCTCGACCTCGTCGACAATGTCGCCTTCAGCCTGAAGATGAAGGGCGTCGCAAAAGACGCGCGCCGCACCAAGGCGCTCGAGATGCTGAAGCTGATGCAGATGGAGGCCTATGCGCGGCGCCGCCCAGCGCAGCTTTCAGGTGGACAACAACAGCGTGTGGCGCTTGCCCGAGCACTCATCACCAATCCGGAAGCGCTGTTGCTCGACGAACCGCTCTCCGCCCTCGATCCGTTCCTGAAGATCCGCATGCGCGCGGAACTGAAAAAGCTGCAGAAGACCCTCGGGATCACCTTCGTGCATGTGACGCACAGCCAGGAAGAGGCGATGGCGCTCGCCGACCTGATCGTCATCATGAACAACGGGCGCATCGAGCAGGCGGCTGCTCCGCGCACGGTGTTCGAAAAGCCCGCTACCGCCTTCGTCGCCCGCTTCATGGGCGACCACAACGTGCTCTCCGGCCTCGTGACATCAATCGATGACGGCATCGTCACGCTGACAGTTCCGGACGGCCGGAGCTTCACTGTCCGCGCCATCGCCCAAGAGGTCGGAAAGCCGATCGATATCGGCATTCGCACCGACCGCGTGCGCCTCGAGCCGGCGTCGAACAGGTCACTCGGCTTCGAGGCCGTCGTCTCGAATGTCGAGTATCGCGGCGCTTCCGTAAAGATCACCGTCATCGGCGCCGGCAGCGACGACTTCACCGTCCTCGTCTCCGATGCCGATTATTTCAGGAAGCCCGTGTCGACAGGCGATGCGGTTTCCTTGAGCTGGGCCATGGAGGACGTGATCCCCCTCGGCCGCGTGTCAGCCTGA